One region of Armigeres subalbatus isolate Guangzhou_Male chromosome 3, GZ_Asu_2, whole genome shotgun sequence genomic DNA includes:
- the LOC134224523 gene encoding sodium/potassium/calcium exchanger 4-like translates to MAVLGNSASILFVVFICGVNSIYVPSLFDFINYVQMTNDTELNDTTLLLNWDSRATINYLPGANESVSPIVCVHTTSMDDLPPDVFTKNERLRGAVILHFLAAIYFFTILAYVCSEYFLPSVEYICEDLHLSEDVAAATFMATATSMPEFFTNTISTLLVDSDMGLGTIMGSMLFNTLGVAALVALLTKSHVQLDWWPLTRDSIIVIISTSSLMSCLWDERVYWYESVVFVVLYVLYFVVMFQNDRMKRMAVSLIEDRWNLCRRLEKKSSDELKSEHKNHRKYSIAVLGEATNTSINIPTSDKQSPRDSYDSTTDSAESGASKMRLLKISNGSWMGIVWWFYTWPFRAIIKVTIPDPRNHRKLYPLTFIMCIAWIGGTAYMVFWMMSIIGSTFDVPETVMGLTFLAFGGCMPEAVSAITVIRKGNGAMGVSNSLGANTLAILFSLGLPWFIRNMMEGGASTGAYIEINSYGMQYSVMALFLAIGILYLVLYIAKFTLRKLVGLALSIAYLIIVTFMILVELDVFFPSKNIC, encoded by the exons TTCCATCGCTGTTTGATTTCATCAACTACGTGCAGATGACAAATGATACGGAATTGAACGATACCACACTCCTCCTAAACTGGGACAGCCGAGCCACCATAAACTATTTGCCAGGAGCTAATGAGTCGGTTTCCCCGATCGTCTGTGTTCACACAACTTCGATGGATGATCTGCCACCTGATGTTTTTACGA AAAACGAACGGCTCAGAGGAGCAGTAATACTACACTTCCTGGCTGCCATTTACTTCTTTACGATATTGGCGTACGTATGCAGCGAATACTTTTTACCATCGGTAGAATACATCTGCGAAGATCTACATCTGTCCGAG GATGTAGCAGCTGCAACCTTCATGGCAACGGCCACCTCAATGCCAGAATTTTTCACAAATACAATCAGTACCTTGTTAGTGGATTCAGATATGGGGCTGGGCACGATTATGGGATCCATGCTATTCAACACTCTGGGTGTTGCCGCGTTGGTTGCTTTACTGACAAAGTCG CACGTCCAACTTGATTGGTGGCCATTGACCCGGGACTCGATTATCGTCATCATTAGTACCAGCTCACTGATGTCATGCCTTTGGGATGAACGCGTCTACTGGTACGAATCGGTAGTATTCGTCGTTCTCTATGTACTGTACTTCGTAGTGATGTTCCAAAATGATCGAATGAAGCGAATGGCAGTTTCCTTGATCGAAGACCGCTGGAATCTGTGTCGGAGGCTGGAGAAGAAATCCTCAGATGAATTGAAATCTGAGCATAAAAACCATCGGAAGTATTCGATAGCTGTCTTGGGGGAGGCCACTAACACTAGCATCAATATTCCAACCAGTGATAAGCAATCTCCTCGTGATTCGTACGACTCGACTACTGATTCAGCTGAATCGGGTGCTAGCAAAATGCGACTGCTGAAAATATCAAATGGCTCGTGGATGGGCATTGTTTGGTGGTTCTACACATGGCCCTTCCGGGCGATCATCAAAGTAACAATACCAGATCCGCGTAATCATAGGAAGCTCTATCCGTTGACATTCATCATGTGTATCGCATGGATCGGCGGGACAGCTTACATGGTATTTTGGATGATGTCAATCATCGGCAGTACGTTCGATGTCCCGGAAACGGTCATGGGGCTAACCTTCCTGGCGTTCGGTGGTTGCATGCCGGAAGCAGTCTCGGCCATCACGGTAATTAGAAAAG GAAATGGTGCCATGGGCGTATCGAACTCACTGGGAGCAAACACGCTTGCAATTCTGTTCTCATTGGGACTGCCGTGGTTCATCCGAAACATGATGGAAGGAGGAGCTTCTACAGGAGCTTACATTGAAATAAATTCCTATGGAATGCAATATTCTGTGATGGCTCTGTTTCTTGCGATAGGTATTCTATATCTGGTGCTGTATATTGCAAAGTTTACCTTACGTAAGTTAGTAGGATTAGCTTTGTCGATAGCGTACTTAATAATAGTTACTTTTATGATTCTAGTCGAATTAGATGTATTTTTTCCGtcgaaaaatatttgttaa